One Idiomarina loihiensis L2TR genomic window carries:
- a CDS encoding patatin-like phospholipase family protein — MTQEQSKKALVVEGGAMRGIFAAGVLDGFLETGQTNFDFAIGVSAGSTNLIGFLAGDHGRNRKILLQHALQPEFLNWRRFLKGGHFCDVSWLWHASFEQVPLNTRHYLEQNRPLYVVTTNVDTGFPVYTRVTVDNLHELFPASCAIPLAYREFPAVGGAPMTDGGLGDSIPVIKAYEMGALDITVILSRPRGFRKKIRPLPKFTKRFFKHHPALFDAVARRSAVYNDAINFIDNPPADCKMTVLAPPEDFPVGRFTQDKKLLEQGYEMGRAAALATNSA, encoded by the coding sequence ATGACCCAGGAGCAAAGTAAAAAAGCACTAGTGGTAGAAGGTGGCGCCATGCGCGGTATCTTCGCCGCTGGTGTGCTGGACGGCTTTCTTGAAACCGGACAAACCAACTTTGATTTTGCAATTGGGGTGTCGGCAGGTTCAACCAACCTGATTGGTTTTCTTGCCGGCGACCACGGACGTAACCGTAAAATTCTCTTGCAGCATGCGCTACAGCCCGAGTTTTTGAACTGGCGACGCTTTTTAAAAGGCGGACATTTTTGCGATGTGAGCTGGCTTTGGCACGCTTCGTTTGAACAAGTACCACTGAATACCCGTCATTACCTGGAGCAGAACCGGCCTTTATACGTTGTAACGACCAATGTCGATACAGGGTTTCCGGTGTATACCAGGGTGACAGTCGACAACTTACACGAACTATTTCCTGCTTCCTGTGCTATTCCGCTGGCCTACCGCGAGTTTCCCGCCGTTGGTGGAGCGCCTATGACGGATGGCGGACTGGGTGATTCTATTCCGGTGATTAAAGCCTATGAAATGGGTGCGCTGGATATAACGGTTATTTTGTCCCGGCCGCGAGGTTTCCGAAAGAAGATAAGACCCCTGCCTAAGTTTACTAAGCGTTTTTTTAAACACCATCCTGCCTTATTTGACGCAGTAGCCCGCCGCTCGGCAGTTTACAATGACGCTATTAACTTTATTGATAACCCTCCCGCGGACTGTAAAATGACCGTTCTGGCTCCGCCGGAGGACTTTCCGGTAGGACGTTTCACTCAGGATAAAAAGCTGCTGGAGCAAGGTTATGAAATGGGAAGAGCCGCCGCATTGGCAACAAATTCTGCGTGA
- a CDS encoding PepSY-associated TM helix domain-containing protein yields the protein MARRSGGRRGWSLKDWHWISSAVCLIGMLLFSVTGITLNHAGWIESAPSVESHESSLPQTELDRLANASGNDALPTFFHRWYEDKTQNSISSNAEIEWSDYELYVAMPRPGGDSWFSVDLTSGAFYSETTDRGWIAYFNDLHKARNTGFLWSLFIDVFAIASILFTITGLLLLKKYSKGRKSTWPLVLAGFIIPLFAVMGSAHAAENELNVEIPRLSVAEYHAPYLAIWLANERNQRVADIAVWYDVNLKDSEGEKWLKDIRQWWRRSGRMADMPIDGVSGATRRPGTHKVDLTPLLTKLPELEPGQYYLYVEAAREVGGREMLRLPLSLPIDSPISISETGEHELGRVSLKLEP from the coding sequence ATGGCTCGACGCTCGGGTGGCCGCAGAGGGTGGTCTTTAAAAGACTGGCATTGGATAAGCTCTGCCGTTTGCCTCATTGGCATGTTGTTGTTTTCAGTCACCGGTATAACGCTAAACCATGCTGGCTGGATAGAATCCGCACCCAGCGTCGAAAGCCATGAAAGCTCTCTCCCACAAACGGAATTGGACCGGTTGGCGAATGCTTCAGGGAATGACGCTCTACCAACTTTTTTCCACCGCTGGTACGAAGATAAGACGCAAAACAGCATCAGTTCAAATGCCGAAATCGAATGGAGTGACTACGAATTGTACGTCGCCATGCCCCGCCCTGGCGGGGACAGCTGGTTCAGCGTCGATTTAACCAGTGGTGCTTTTTACTCTGAAACCACCGATCGCGGCTGGATTGCCTATTTCAATGACCTCCACAAAGCCCGCAACACGGGTTTTCTCTGGAGCCTTTTCATTGACGTATTTGCCATTGCCAGCATTTTATTCACAATTACGGGGTTATTACTTTTGAAAAAATACAGTAAAGGGCGCAAGTCCACCTGGCCGCTGGTTCTGGCCGGTTTCATCATTCCTTTGTTCGCCGTTATGGGGTCAGCACATGCTGCTGAAAACGAGCTCAATGTCGAAATTCCCCGCCTGTCAGTCGCCGAATATCACGCACCTTACCTGGCGATATGGCTGGCCAATGAACGCAACCAACGGGTTGCTGACATTGCAGTCTGGTACGACGTTAACCTAAAAGATAGCGAAGGCGAAAAATGGCTTAAAGACATACGCCAGTGGTGGCGTCGAAGCGGCCGCATGGCTGACATGCCTATAGACGGTGTATCGGGCGCAACCCGACGCCCCGGCACTCACAAGGTGGATTTAACACCGTTATTAACCAAATTACCGGAACTTGAGCCCGGCCAGTACTACTTGTATGTAGAAGCCGCGCGCGAAGTCGGCGGTCGCGAAATGCTGCGCCTGCCATTGTCTTTACCTATCGATAGCCCAATATCCATCTCAGAGACCGGCGAGCACGAGCTTGGCCGAGTGTCATTAAAACTGGAGCCTTAA
- a CDS encoding SLC13 family permease yields the protein MLDQWLIGIILVAMLVLFVIDKWRYDLVAMMALLSAAILGLVPTAEVFSGFGNAAVITVAAVLIISQALWRSGVVDALASAMKNIGDKRWLQMIALTSVTTICSAFISNTGTMAIMIPVALQLARSSGNNPSKVLMPMAFGSLLGGTITMVGTPPNIIIADIRREAMGESFGIFEFTPVGLSIAIAGLLFMWLLSHWLVPEKAGKSKSQSLYDVSSYLTELYVPEGSNFVGETLYELENRSEEDFVIVALQRGEKRWSAPARYLRLKPEDVLIVEANAETIQQVIDGTGLELNAEEEIDERFLKSDDITVIEGIVGHDSRLIGRSAGDIKLRSRYGINVLGVAREGQKLGTKLANIRFKPGDVLLLQGDAEVLNDVFQRFGCFPLAQRSLRLGSPKQLIQPLGIFSAAILAAALGFISVPVAFSLAAGLMVITNILPLRELYDAIDWPIIVLLGATIPLGSALERSGAADTIANAVLYVSQGSPDFVAVGLLLIVTMLLSNIVNNAAAAVLMAPIGISMASSFGASMDPFLMAVAIGAAVPFLTPIGHQSNILVMGPGGYNFSDYWRLGLPLSLLVSAVALVMILLVWPLY from the coding sequence ATGCTAGATCAATGGCTTATTGGAATAATCTTAGTCGCCATGTTGGTGCTTTTCGTCATAGATAAATGGCGTTACGACCTGGTTGCCATGATGGCGCTATTGTCCGCGGCTATTCTTGGTCTGGTTCCAACTGCCGAGGTGTTCAGTGGTTTTGGTAACGCTGCTGTCATCACTGTTGCGGCGGTATTGATTATTAGCCAGGCACTTTGGCGCTCTGGCGTTGTCGATGCACTGGCATCGGCTATGAAAAACATAGGCGATAAACGCTGGTTACAGATGATAGCCCTGACCTCAGTCACTACGATCTGCTCAGCTTTTATCAGCAATACAGGCACCATGGCGATAATGATACCAGTCGCCCTTCAACTCGCCCGCAGCAGTGGAAATAACCCCTCCAAAGTGTTAATGCCTATGGCCTTTGGCTCCTTACTGGGGGGCACTATTACTATGGTGGGTACGCCGCCGAACATTATTATTGCCGATATTCGTCGCGAGGCTATGGGTGAGTCTTTCGGTATTTTTGAATTTACTCCGGTTGGTCTCAGCATCGCCATCGCGGGCTTACTCTTTATGTGGCTGCTAAGTCACTGGTTGGTGCCAGAAAAAGCTGGGAAATCCAAATCGCAGTCACTTTACGATGTCAGTAGCTACCTGACCGAACTCTATGTACCTGAAGGCTCTAACTTTGTTGGTGAAACTCTCTATGAGCTGGAAAACCGTAGCGAAGAGGACTTTGTAATTGTTGCACTACAACGTGGCGAAAAGCGCTGGTCTGCACCGGCCCGATACTTGCGATTGAAACCTGAGGATGTATTAATAGTTGAAGCCAACGCGGAGACCATTCAGCAAGTTATTGACGGAACAGGGCTTGAGCTTAACGCCGAGGAAGAAATTGACGAGCGCTTTTTAAAATCCGACGACATTACCGTTATTGAAGGGATTGTCGGGCACGATTCACGCCTTATCGGCCGCTCGGCTGGCGACATAAAATTACGCAGCCGCTACGGTATTAATGTACTGGGCGTAGCCCGGGAAGGTCAGAAGTTGGGAACAAAACTGGCGAATATTCGCTTTAAGCCGGGTGATGTTTTATTACTGCAGGGCGACGCTGAAGTGCTTAATGACGTATTTCAGCGCTTTGGCTGCTTCCCTCTCGCTCAACGCAGCTTGCGACTGGGCTCACCAAAACAACTGATTCAGCCACTGGGGATATTCTCGGCAGCGATTCTGGCAGCAGCACTCGGCTTTATCTCAGTGCCGGTTGCGTTCTCTCTTGCGGCCGGCCTTATGGTTATTACCAATATTCTGCCTCTTCGGGAACTCTATGACGCCATAGACTGGCCTATTATTGTCTTGCTGGGAGCGACAATTCCACTGGGGTCTGCGCTGGAGCGCAGCGGTGCTGCCGATACCATTGCCAACGCGGTGCTTTATGTGAGTCAGGGGTCACCCGATTTTGTTGCCGTGGGCTTACTGCTAATAGTTACGATGCTGCTGTCGAACATAGTTAACAACGCCGCCGCGGCCGTATTGATGGCGCCTATTGGCATCAGTATGGCCAGCAGCTTCGGCGCCAGTATGGATCCGTTTTTAATGGCGGTTGCTATTGGTGCCGCTGTGCCTTTCTTAACCCCTATAGGCCACCAGTCGAATATATTGGTTATGGGCCCGGGGGGTTACAATTTTAGCGACTACTGGCGGCTTGGCCTACCGTTGTCCCTGCTGGTTTCGGCGGTTGCGCTGGTTATGATACTGCTGGTATGGCCGTTGTATTAA
- a CDS encoding putative RNA methyltransferase has translation MPITKMSALRCPIEQSPLQLVDGSWRCENGHSYDVAKQGYVNLLPVQNKRSKDPGDSKAMVQARREFLEQGYYEPLAQVLADTVLAQGEQAVLDAGCGEGYYLRYLVEQAVQNGTDLSVAALDISKWAVQAAAKRDKRLSWMVASNNSIPLDDNSVDTILCVFGFPVEAEFKRVLKPGGRLIMVDPAGDHLKELKAIIYSEIKTKSDNLPVNSEYWSLASEQRVTFQFELNNNQAVQNLLTMTPHLYRSSAEGRERAEAHSSLQLTVDVWVRAFSFES, from the coding sequence ATGCCAATAACAAAAATGTCCGCCTTACGTTGCCCAATAGAGCAGTCACCTTTGCAGTTGGTGGATGGCAGCTGGCGTTGTGAAAATGGTCATAGCTATGATGTGGCTAAACAGGGCTACGTGAATTTGTTGCCGGTGCAGAATAAGCGCTCTAAAGACCCCGGCGACAGCAAAGCTATGGTGCAGGCACGGAGGGAGTTTCTGGAACAGGGTTATTATGAACCACTGGCGCAGGTTCTGGCAGATACTGTGTTAGCACAGGGTGAGCAGGCTGTGCTCGATGCCGGTTGCGGCGAAGGCTACTACCTACGTTACCTGGTTGAGCAGGCGGTACAAAACGGTACTGATTTAAGCGTGGCCGCTCTGGATATTTCAAAATGGGCAGTGCAGGCTGCGGCAAAACGCGATAAACGCCTCAGCTGGATGGTCGCTTCCAATAATTCTATTCCACTGGACGATAACAGTGTCGATACCATTTTGTGCGTGTTTGGCTTTCCTGTTGAAGCTGAATTTAAGCGGGTTCTAAAGCCCGGCGGGCGGCTGATTATGGTAGACCCTGCAGGTGATCACCTAAAAGAGCTAAAAGCTATTATTTATTCTGAGATAAAAACAAAGTCAGATAACCTGCCTGTAAACTCAGAATACTGGTCTTTAGCATCAGAGCAGCGTGTGACTTTCCAATTTGAACTGAATAATAACCAGGCTGTTCAAAACCTACTTACCATGACACCACACCTCTACCGTAGCAGTGCCGAGGGCCGTGAACGTGCCGAGGCTCACAGCTCTTTACAGCTGACAGTCGATGTCTGGGTGCGGGCTTTTAGCTTCGAAAGTTAG
- a CDS encoding PepSY domain-containing protein, translating to MKLRQWRIWHRWLSLLFGLQLVVWSISGAYMVFFDLSFIHGDHLVKKLEQPIADNALTSPVSWVLEQHPQATSVRLMRQWVKGSLQTVYRVESQTGTQLLNAESLEPVTLDRMDIGYIARQHYTGNEETKAQVSYIEDRPPGELNPALLPVWRVDFNDLAGATLYFSATTGELVTKRHNFWRLFDFFWMLHIMDYQDRVDIETWWLKAFSIANILFVITGTALLYFHFRPRRKSRRAA from the coding sequence ATGAAATTACGACAATGGCGCATCTGGCACCGCTGGTTATCTCTTCTTTTTGGCCTGCAGTTAGTGGTATGGAGCATTAGTGGCGCCTATATGGTGTTCTTTGATTTAAGCTTCATTCACGGCGACCATCTGGTGAAAAAGCTTGAACAACCTATAGCTGATAACGCGTTAACTTCGCCGGTAAGCTGGGTATTAGAGCAACATCCGCAAGCCACCTCGGTGCGTCTTATGCGCCAGTGGGTAAAGGGCTCTTTGCAGACGGTTTATCGCGTTGAAAGCCAAACCGGTACGCAATTACTGAACGCCGAATCTTTGGAGCCGGTCACACTTGATCGCATGGATATTGGCTATATTGCTCGTCAACACTACACCGGTAACGAAGAGACAAAAGCCCAGGTTAGCTATATCGAAGACCGGCCGCCGGGTGAACTTAACCCCGCTTTGTTACCCGTATGGCGAGTAGACTTTAATGATTTGGCCGGTGCTACCTTGTACTTCTCGGCGACAACCGGGGAGCTGGTGACCAAACGGCATAACTTCTGGCGACTGTTCGACTTTTTCTGGATGCTTCACATAATGGATTACCAAGACCGAGTGGATATTGAAACCTGGTGGTTAAAGGCGTTTAGCATAGCGAATATACTTTTTGTGATAACTGGCACGGCTCTGCTTTACTTCCATTTCCGGCCGCGTAGAAAAAGCAGGCGAGCTGCATGA
- a CDS encoding uracil-DNA glycosylase family protein, with protein sequence MKWEEPPHWQQILRDVRACTLCEPELPLGARPVVQLHPKARILVAGQAPGKRVHASGKPFDDPSGDRLRQWMGIDKDTFYNAEELAIIPMGFCYPGTGKSGDLPPRPECAPTWREQILQQLPNLELILAIGQYAQQWHLQEPKRSLTERVRDWRSYWPQLLPLPHPSPRNNIWMKRNPWFETEVIPELRQRVKELL encoded by the coding sequence ATGAAATGGGAAGAGCCGCCGCATTGGCAACAAATTCTGCGTGATGTCCGTGCCTGTACCTTATGTGAACCAGAGCTGCCGCTTGGTGCCCGCCCCGTTGTACAGTTGCACCCTAAAGCCAGAATTCTAGTTGCCGGACAAGCCCCCGGAAAGCGCGTTCATGCCTCCGGTAAGCCTTTCGATGACCCCAGTGGCGACAGGCTTCGTCAGTGGATGGGCATTGATAAAGACACTTTTTACAATGCCGAAGAACTGGCTATTATTCCTATGGGCTTTTGTTATCCGGGCACTGGTAAGTCCGGTGACTTGCCGCCCCGCCCCGAATGCGCGCCCACCTGGCGCGAGCAAATACTGCAACAGCTACCCAATTTAGAATTAATACTGGCTATTGGTCAATACGCGCAACAGTGGCATTTGCAGGAACCTAAGCGAAGCCTGACCGAACGTGTCAGAGACTGGCGAAGTTACTGGCCGCAGTTATTACCATTACCTCATCCGAGCCCCCGCAACAATATCTGGATGAAGCGTAACCCATGGTTTGAAACTGAGGTTATTCCGGAATTAAGACAAAGAGTGAAAGAACTGCTTTGA
- a CDS encoding DUF4160 domain-containing protein has protein sequence MPTILRIGAYRFFFYSNESGEPPHIHVQRDNKLAKFWLKPVLMSSSVSFSSFELRRINKIVVQHREELLEAWYEYFRN, from the coding sequence ATGCCGACAATACTAAGGATTGGTGCTTATCGTTTTTTCTTTTATAGTAACGAAAGCGGTGAACCTCCTCACATTCATGTGCAGCGAGACAACAAGCTGGCCAAATTTTGGCTTAAACCTGTTTTAATGAGTAGCTCTGTCAGTTTTTCATCGTTTGAGCTTAGGCGCATCAATAAAATTGTAGTGCAGCATAGAGAAGAACTACTGGAGGCGTGGTATGAATACTTTAGAAATTGA
- a CDS encoding DUF2442 domain-containing protein, producing the protein MNTLEIDRHPVAVNVSVTEATLEVELADGRKISAPIVWFPRLESATEEQRKDWQLLGNGQGIHWPQLDEDISVLGLLSA; encoded by the coding sequence ATGAATACTTTAGAAATTGATCGCCATCCTGTTGCAGTGAATGTATCTGTTACCGAGGCAACTCTTGAGGTCGAGCTTGCTGATGGCCGTAAAATTTCTGCGCCCATTGTTTGGTTCCCTCGCTTGGAAAGTGCCACCGAGGAGCAGCGTAAGGATTGGCAATTGTTGGGTAACGGTCAGGGTATTCACTGGCCACAGTTGGATGAAGACATCAGTGTGCTTGGGCTCTTAAGCGCCTAA
- a CDS encoding DUF4198 domain-containing protein: protein MKLSSVLTTSLAVLTLFASTSSEAHRVWIKPSATVVSGDSEWVTFDAAIANGIFYPDHYPLSLDYVKAMAPDGSDVTLENGHKGKYRSVFDIELEKEGTYTIYSASSGLSARWVDDEGERQYWPPRGAQKTNEDFYKEVPQDAKELEVSERSRRVETFVTSGAPTYDTLGPTGKGLELEPVTHPNDLYTGENITFKFNIDGAAAARTEIFLVKGGERYRDQAQPTKLTTDEKGEVTFTLDEPGMYWLEAEYADDNGEAPATKRQGSYVAVLEVLPM, encoded by the coding sequence ATGAAATTATCTTCTGTACTTACTACCAGCCTGGCTGTGCTGACCTTATTTGCCAGCACCAGCAGTGAAGCTCACCGCGTCTGGATTAAACCCAGCGCCACCGTTGTTTCCGGCGATTCCGAATGGGTGACTTTTGATGCCGCTATCGCCAATGGCATTTTTTATCCAGATCACTACCCGCTTAGCCTGGATTACGTAAAAGCCATGGCACCAGATGGCTCCGATGTGACTCTGGAGAATGGTCATAAAGGCAAATACCGCTCGGTATTTGATATTGAACTGGAAAAAGAAGGCACTTATACCATTTATTCAGCCAGTTCAGGGTTATCTGCACGCTGGGTAGATGACGAAGGTGAACGCCAATACTGGCCGCCACGTGGTGCGCAAAAAACCAATGAAGACTTCTACAAAGAAGTTCCTCAGGACGCTAAAGAATTAGAAGTTAGTGAGCGCTCACGTCGTGTTGAAACCTTTGTTACCTCTGGTGCACCAACTTATGACACTCTGGGTCCAACAGGTAAAGGTCTGGAACTTGAACCAGTGACCCACCCGAACGATTTATACACTGGTGAAAACATTACCTTTAAGTTCAATATTGATGGTGCCGCAGCAGCGAGAACTGAAATTTTCTTGGTAAAAGGCGGTGAGCGTTATCGTGACCAGGCACAACCAACCAAGTTAACAACCGATGAGAAAGGCGAAGTCACCTTCACTCTGGATGAACCAGGCATGTACTGGTTAGAAGCAGAATACGCTGACGACAACGGCGAAGCCCCGGCTACCAAACGCCAGGGCTCTTACGTTGCCGTATTAGAAGTGTTGCCTATGTAG
- a CDS encoding GNAT family N-acetyltransferase, with translation MRAVIHATITTVAKNDWDRLFGRHYPFTRYDFLLALEQGGSLGLQRGWLPQYVVVFDDNGTMVAAMPWFKKTHSYGEYLFDWAFAEAFERYGFQYYPKLINAIPFTPCQGPRLAISEGVNRGEMLPIIESELLKQHDVSNLQSLYVEPDLSRALADEGWWQRFDIQFLWQNRNYGSFDDFLEALVSRKRKTIRKERQKISEQNVQMRTLQGKELTTEFWQQFTLFYQRTYLKRSGHGGYLTPATFKLWAEYLSDYIVVFAAYRDGNMLAASLCFKGEDTLYGRYWGCREELEFLHFEACYYQGIEFCINHGLQYFDAGAQGEHKLHRGFEPVLREGFYRFMEAPLSDAIEQYCQDERSALREHLKTLQTYLPYKISD, from the coding sequence ATGCGAGCAGTTATTCACGCAACAATCACCACTGTAGCTAAAAACGACTGGGATCGCCTGTTCGGGCGCCATTACCCCTTTACTCGCTATGACTTTCTGCTGGCGCTTGAGCAGGGTGGCAGTCTTGGGCTGCAGCGCGGCTGGTTGCCGCAATATGTTGTCGTTTTTGATGATAATGGCACCATGGTTGCGGCTATGCCGTGGTTTAAGAAAACGCATTCCTATGGTGAGTATCTGTTCGACTGGGCATTCGCCGAAGCTTTTGAACGCTATGGTTTTCAATATTACCCTAAGCTGATTAACGCAATACCTTTTACACCATGTCAGGGACCGCGTCTGGCTATTAGCGAGGGCGTTAACCGTGGCGAGATGCTGCCTATTATTGAGTCTGAGTTATTAAAGCAGCATGACGTCAGTAACTTGCAGAGTTTGTATGTTGAACCTGACTTAAGCCGTGCTTTAGCCGACGAAGGCTGGTGGCAGCGTTTTGATATTCAGTTTCTCTGGCAAAACCGCAACTACGGCAGTTTTGATGACTTTTTAGAGGCTCTGGTGTCGCGTAAGCGTAAGACGATTCGTAAAGAGCGGCAGAAAATATCAGAACAAAATGTGCAGATGCGAACCTTGCAAGGTAAGGAGCTGACTACGGAGTTTTGGCAGCAATTTACTTTGTTCTACCAGCGTACTTATTTAAAACGTTCTGGGCATGGCGGCTATTTAACCCCTGCTACCTTTAAGCTCTGGGCTGAGTATTTATCCGATTATATTGTTGTTTTTGCTGCCTACAGAGACGGCAACATGCTGGCTGCTTCTTTGTGTTTTAAAGGAGAAGACACACTGTACGGACGCTACTGGGGCTGCCGGGAAGAGCTTGAATTTCTGCACTTTGAAGCCTGTTATTATCAGGGAATTGAGTTTTGCATAAACCACGGGCTACAGTATTTTGACGCGGGCGCTCAGGGTGAGCACAAATTGCATCGTGGTTTTGAGCCTGTTCTGCGCGAAGGCTTTTACCGTTTTATGGAGGCGCCTCTTAGCGACGCCATTGAGCAGTATTGTCAGGATGAACGCAGTGCGTTACGCGAACACCTGAAAACACTGCAAACCTATTTGCCTTATAAAATCAGCGATTAA
- a CDS encoding Vgb family protein, with the protein MKYLSLTSAVIIGLAGISSAPANSDDHKDSGLAKAEIQEWQVPWEDSRPRDPWVHNNTVWFVGQGSDYAATFNPETEEFKRYDLPDGSGPHTVIVDDRGAWYTGNLMNHIGLIDPVSGDIKKFELPGDGTRDSHTMDFTSDGNIWFTVQGGNQIGFLETDDGEIELWDVPTDSARPYGLIVENDKPWATLFGTNKLATVESGKLRGIELERKDNRPRRLGMTDDGTIWYVDYNKGYVGSYDPASGENKDWRAPAEENSRPYGMAVDKRNDVWFVETGVQPNRLVGFDTETHEFSEPIELESGGGTVRHMFYDEATDSIWFGTDANTLGVVRFQ; encoded by the coding sequence ATGAAATACTTAAGCTTAACAAGTGCGGTAATTATTGGTCTGGCGGGAATAAGCAGTGCGCCGGCTAACAGCGATGACCACAAAGACAGTGGACTGGCTAAAGCGGAAATTCAGGAGTGGCAGGTTCCCTGGGAGGATTCCCGGCCTCGTGACCCCTGGGTGCACAATAATACGGTCTGGTTCGTGGGTCAGGGAAGTGATTACGCGGCAACATTTAACCCCGAAACCGAAGAGTTTAAACGCTACGATCTACCCGATGGATCGGGTCCGCATACTGTTATTGTCGATGATCGTGGCGCTTGGTACACCGGCAATCTTATGAACCATATTGGCTTAATTGATCCGGTTTCAGGCGACATTAAAAAGTTTGAATTACCCGGAGATGGAACGCGCGACAGCCACACCATGGACTTCACTAGCGATGGCAATATTTGGTTTACGGTGCAGGGCGGTAACCAAATAGGCTTTCTGGAAACAGATGACGGTGAAATAGAACTTTGGGATGTGCCCACGGATTCGGCCCGGCCTTACGGTTTAATTGTCGAGAACGACAAACCCTGGGCGACGCTCTTTGGTACCAATAAGCTGGCGACTGTTGAAAGCGGAAAGCTGCGGGGAATTGAGCTTGAACGGAAAGACAATAGGCCACGCAGGCTTGGTATGACTGACGACGGTACCATCTGGTATGTCGATTATAATAAAGGTTACGTGGGTAGCTACGACCCGGCTAGCGGTGAGAATAAAGACTGGCGGGCACCAGCTGAAGAAAATTCACGGCCTTATGGTATGGCGGTGGATAAACGTAATGACGTCTGGTTTGTAGAAACTGGTGTGCAGCCAAACCGGCTGGTGGGCTTCGATACCGAAACCCACGAGTTTTCAGAGCCAATTGAGCTGGAGAGTGGCGGCGGTACTGTTCGTCATATGTTCTATGATGAAGCGACCGATTCCATTTGGTTCGGTACTGACGCCAACACTCTGGGAGTGGTTCGTTTTCAGTAG
- a CDS encoding ferredoxin--NADP reductase — protein MRSIIAEKVTQVRHWNDTLFSFRTTRQPSFTFENGQFVMMGLQLEDKPLLRAYSIASANHEEELEFFSIKVPDGALTSRLQHIKVGDEVVLSTRPTGTLVPGHLLPGKNLYLLSTGTGLAPFMSVIKDPDIYEQYDKVVLVHGVRWVSELAYQKEISEILPNNEYFGDWVREKLIYYPTVTREPFRDEAHQQRITDLLESGTLTKTIGMPDLNPEHDRFMLCGNDAMLQDLMVILNERGFSKATSRKQGSYVIEQAFIEK, from the coding sequence ATGAGAAGTATCATTGCGGAAAAAGTGACTCAGGTACGCCACTGGAACGACACCCTGTTTAGCTTTAGAACCACACGCCAACCAAGCTTTACCTTCGAAAACGGTCAGTTTGTAATGATGGGACTGCAGCTGGAAGACAAGCCTCTGCTCAGAGCTTACAGCATTGCCAGTGCAAACCATGAAGAAGAGCTTGAGTTCTTCAGTATTAAAGTGCCGGACGGCGCTTTAACGTCGCGCCTGCAACATATCAAGGTGGGTGACGAAGTGGTGTTGTCGACACGCCCTACAGGCACGTTAGTACCCGGGCACTTACTGCCAGGCAAAAACTTGTACTTGCTCAGTACCGGCACCGGTTTAGCGCCTTTTATGAGCGTTATTAAAGACCCCGACATATACGAACAGTACGATAAAGTCGTTTTGGTTCACGGTGTGCGCTGGGTGTCTGAGTTGGCGTATCAAAAAGAAATCTCTGAGATTCTGCCAAATAACGAATACTTTGGTGACTGGGTGCGGGAAAAGCTCATTTATTACCCGACAGTGACCCGCGAGCCATTCCGTGATGAAGCGCATCAGCAACGTATTACCGATTTGCTGGAGTCTGGCACCTTAACCAAAACCATTGGTATGCCAGATCTGAACCCTGAACACGATCGCTTTATGTTGTGCGGTAATGACGCTATGCTTCAAGATCTGATGGTTATTCTCAATGAACGGGGCTTTAGTAAAGCAACATCGCGTAAGCAAGGCAGCTACGTGATTGAGCAGGCCTTTATTGAAAAATAA